A single window of Toxoplasma gondii ME49 chromosome Ib, whole genome shotgun sequence DNA harbors:
- a CDS encoding DEAD/DEAH box helicase domain-containing protein (encoded by transcript TGME49_208540), whose amino-acid sequence MAVFHEASAPPGASSAPKKSKKRNAFETLGLSTPTSLAAIKGLGFSQPTPIQRRAIPLLLKGKDCILMSRTGSGKTACFLLPLLDLLGEHSSVVGVRAVLIAPTRELVAQIHRVCSKLLHSSSLRVCCLLGGENYSKQFLALSRNPDVLLTTVGRGSQLIHDKVLSLSAARFLVLDEADRIFELGWKEQLSMLFAALPASKQVVLVSATLPGDLVNFARLGLRDPEFVRLEKECTLSDDLHMQFLFVRAAQKVPTLLFLLKQSIQKKEQVLVFASTRHQATFLQCFCERLAFPSAVIYGAMDQTERVQTLAAFKKGKISVLLVTDVAARGLDIPHLPSVINFDFPSSAKLFVHRVGRTARAGRSGTAFSLVTGDDLPYAVELMSFLGGRLVPPFSFSSEADDTRQEEAEDVDLPKPEDASKDTVSPSPSSGNYVLAGPPALVDPFVEFCESLLHTDDEVAAAHKTASSANAMYYKTRPSASRQSVERAKGLLARCGGAMVLSAFAHPCFSSASGPSEAAVLSRVERASDTGEPGPKAASPSADDAARMKGEVLFRLQNYRPTIGERGSVLSATVMRGMHSKKSEMLRYRNLLQELRESPLENALTEKREEEEDSPPVSGYDADESDREDGLKRSGRVSVTSLNQTPGQDSETSIREAKPQRRRTQESESEEDAQSSSLLNGQASSLGERSQRASASSVLSGLLPRDMTSEGTSAKQRVSKRRLRRTAKEMGVSASSAAAKAQSLSLLQEDREKRDGDRLNGGGDEGEAEGMKRKGGFYLDLQRGACRDKTQETLLRLDEAAMDLIADENDDMKRQRATEQQRWDPKKRKYIMMKVDSATGRAVKRKRGTDKQEEKTSSAHRYAQWCRETKRRIQRVGEEESPELAATPKDKRGKGRGADKHFVSSSDSDGDGPGPSAGRFLAFTDKHKGIQEALQKGVKLTHKQKRIVKKLQANVMSSGPQRGGKRAAAATLPTVEQIAKKRRRDQQLRLRHDKKKAMEEARKGKEKWMKRQQAKAAQKGAKNRSFMIVKKSKSQKRSRPGRR is encoded by the exons atGGCGGTGTTTCATGAAGCCTCGGCTCCGCCTGGggcttcttctgcgccgaagaagagcaagaagcgGAATGCTTTCGAAACCTTGGGTCTGTCGACGCCGACGTCTTTGGCGGCGATCAAAGGCCTAGGCTTCTCCCAGCCGACGCCGATCCAGCGGCGCGCGATTCCCCTTCTGCTCAAGGGCAAAGACTGCATTCTGATGTCTCGTACAGGGTCGGGGAAGACAGCTTGTTTCCTGCTTCCGCTTCTGGACTTGCTGGGAGAACACAGCTCCGTCGTCGGAGTGAGGGCAGTCCTGATCGCGCCGACTCGCGAGCTTGTGGCTCAGATTCACCGCGTCTGCTCCAAACTTCTCCACAGCAGCTCGCTgcgcgtctgctgtctcttgggAGGCGAGAACTACTCCAAGCAGTTTCTCGCGCTGTCGCGGAACCCAGACGTCCTCCTCACGACCGTCGGCAGAGGCTCCCAGCTGATCCACGACAAGGTCCTGAGTCTGTCTGCCGCGAGGTTTCTCGTGCTCGACGAAGCCGATAGAATCTTCGAGCTGGGATGGAAAGAACAGCTCTCAATGCTCTTCGCCGCCCTCCCTGCGAGCAAGCAagtcgtcctcgtctccgccaCCCTCCCGGGGGACCTCGTCAACTTCGCCAGACTGGGCCTGAGGGACCCCGAGTTCGTCCGCCTCGAGAAAGAATGCACTCTCAGCGACGACTTGCACATgcagttcctcttcgtccgaGCAGCGCAAAAAGTCCccactcttctcttcctgctcaAACAAAGCATTCAG aagaaagaacaagTTTTAGTTTTCGCGTCCACTCGCCATCAAGCGACTTTTCTTCAGTGTTTCTGCGagcgtctcgccttcccctcgGCTGTCATCTACGGTGCAATGGACCAGACAGAGCGTGTACAGACTCTCGCTGCATTCAAGAAAG gAAAAATCTCTGTGCTTCTAGTGACCGACGTCGCTGCTCGAGGTCTCGACATTCCTCACCTTCCCTCCGTGATCAACTTCgacttcccttcttctgcgaAACTCTTCGTGCACCGCGTCGGCCGCACAGCGCGTGCGGGCAG ATCGGGAACTGCGTTCTCGCTCGTCACTGGTGACGACTTGCCGTACGCGGTCGAGCTGATGAGTTTCTTGGGTGGGCGTCTCGtccctcccttttctttctcgtccgaAGCCGATGACACTcgacaggaagaagctgaagacgTTGACCTCCCCAAACCTGAAGACGCCTCGAAGGACACCGtatctccttctccctcgtctggAAACTATGTGCTTGCGGGGCCGCCTGCTTTGGTGGATCCGTTTGTCGAGTTCTGCGAATCTCTCCTCCACACAGACGACGAGGTCGCCGCGGCGCACAAAACGGCGTCGTCTGCAAATGCGATGTACTACAAGACGCGTCCCTCGGCCTCTAGGCAGAgtgtggagagagcgaaaggtCTCCTTGCCCGATGCGGAGGCGCGATGGTTCTGTCTGCCTTCGCTCACCcatgcttctcttctgcttccggACCGTCCGAAGCAGCTGTCCTGTCTCGCGTGGAGCGAGCTTCAGATACCGGCGAACCGGGACCGAAGGCCGCGTCTCCGAGCGCTGACGACGCAGCCCGCATGAAAGGCGAAgttctctttcgtttgcAGAACTATCGTCCTACGATTGGCGAGCGCGGGAGCGTGCTCTCCGCCACAGTCATGCGCGGCATGCACTCAAAAAAGTCGGAGATGCTTCGCTACCGAAACCTGCTGCAAGAACTGCGAGAGTCCCCACTGGAAAACGCCCTcacggagaagcgcgaggaagaggaagactcgCCTCCCGTCAGCGGCTACGATGCAGACGAAAGCGATCGGGAAGACGGCCTGAAGCGCAGCGGTCGCGTCTCGGTCACTTCTCTCAATCAAACGCCTGGCCAGGACAGCGAAACGAGCATTCGGGAAGCGAAGCCTCAGAGGCGGCGGACTCAGGAGAGCGAGTCGGAGGAAGATGCCCagtcgtcttcgctgctcaACGGgcaggcttcttctctcggcgaAAGGTCGCAGCGcgcttcggcttcttcagTGCTCTCTGGACTCCTTCCGAGGGACATGACCAGCGAGGGAACTTCGGCAAAGCAGCGAGTGAGTAAGCGGAGACTGAGACGCACGGCGAAGGAAATGGgcgtctcggcttcctcaGCTGCCGCAAAGGCCCAGTCCCTCTCGCTGCTCCAAGAAGAccgcgaaaaacgagacggcGACCGGCTCAACGGTGGCGGGGACGAGGGCGAGGCCGAGGGGATGAAGCGCAAAGGTGGTTTCTACCTCGATCTCCAGCGCGGCGCGTGCAGAGACAAAACTCAAGAAACGCTCCTCAGACTCGATGAGGCAGCCATGGATCTCATTGCCGACGAAAACGACGATATGAAGCGGCAGCGAGCAACCGAACAGCAACG TTGGGatccgaagaagaggaagtacATCATGATGAAGGTGGACAGCGCTACTGGAAGAGCCGTGAAGCGGAAGCGCGGCACAGACaagcaagaggagaaaac AAGCAGCGCTCATCGCTATGCGCAGTGGTGCCGTGAAACAAAACGAAGAATTCAGAGagttggagaagaagagagtccGGAACTTGCTGCAACGCCGAAGGACAAGAGAGGCAAAGGACGCGGTGCAGATAAacatttcgtttcttcttcag ATTCTGATGGCGACGGACCAGGTCCTTCTGCGGGACGATTCCTTGCGTTTACCGACAAACACAAAG GCATCCAAGAAGCTCTGCAGAAGGGTGTGAAACTGACACATAAGCAAAAGAGAATCGTGAAGAAACTCCAAGCAAATGTCATGTCATCGGGGCCGCAACGAGGTGGAAAGCGCGCAGCCGCTGCCACCTTGCCGACTGTCGAGCAG ATtgcgaagaaacgccgaaGAGATCAGCAGCTTCGTCTACGGCACGACAAAAAGAAGGCGATGGAAGAAGCacggaaaggaaaagaaaagtggaTGAAGAGACAACAAGCCAAAGCAGCGCAGAAGGGTGCGAAAAACCGATCGTTTATGATTGTAAAGAAGTCCAAGTCTCAGAAACGCAGTCGCCCAGGGCGACGCTGA
- a CDS encoding hypothetical protein (encoded by transcript TGME49_208550~Predicted trans-membrane domain (TMHMM2.0):34-54): MDSRRSSNALSERPNAHVSSTFTYGRSSRSLHRRFFLVFLFFHVSIALLFLTVLSPEGCAAQKATPSLPSEELQGEDMRRHRKMLLDEEDELSVEEELKADLERIKHHREMDTTTTTKPPPKNVVLDAGKEVGMGFWNGLLAPFRLAKDLMKRPGQTVDMAIASTAMTTSKLRNALAATIKWENAGHHWRELFRDMIRASTFHPGRQEEVERLARLKKAQVSQDSLHVSERANQQAERRVESALRAGESRREEERREFQKQKERYESLQQRHVTAIPSR, from the exons ATGGATTCACGGCGAAGCAGCAACGCTCTGAGCGAGCGTCCAAACGCACATGTTTCGAGCACCTTCACGTacgggagaagcagcagatcACTACATCGCCGTTTTTTCCTagttttcttgttctttcaCGTCAGTATTGCATTGTTGTTTCTGACCGTGTTGTCTCCGGAGGGCTGCGCTGCTCAGAAGGCCACGCCGAGCCTACCCTCGGAAGAACTGCAGGGCGAAGACATGCGTAGGCATAGGAAGATGCTTCTCGATGAGGAGGATGAACTGagcgtcgaagaagagctgaAGGCCGATCTAGAACGCATAAAGCACCATCGAGAGATGGACACAAcgacaacgacgaaaccaCCACCGAAAAATGTTGTCCTTGACGCGGGAAAGGAGGTGGGCATGGGGTTTTGGAATGGCTTGCTCGCGCCCTTCCGCCTTGCCAAGGATCTGATGAAGAGACCTGGACAAACTGTGGACATGGCGATAGCGTCTACCGCGATGACAACCTCGAAGCTAAGAAATGCTCTGGCAGCCACAATAAAGTGGGAAAATGCTGGACACCACTGGCGCGAGTTGTTTCGCGATATGATTAGGGCATCCACGTTTCATCCTggcagacaggaagaagtAGAGCGCTTAGCTCGcctgaagaaggcgcaggtGTCTCAGGATTCGCTCCACGTGTCGGAACGTGCAAACcagcaagcagagagacgtgTGGAGTCTGCTCTCCGTGCCGGCGAAAGCAGACGGGAGGAAGAACGCCGAGAGTTtcaaaagcagaaagagagatatGAAAG TCTACAGCAGCGACACGTGACTGCAATACCGAGTCGGTAA